GTCGACCGTCTCCGAGAGACAGTACTCTTGGTTCGGATACGCCTCGCGCACGCCCGCGATGGAGTCGGTTATCCACCGCCGACCCGCCGGGGAGTCCCGCGGCGTCCGGGGCTCGTCGGGGTCGTTGAAGTACGGCGCCCACTGGTGGAGCGGGAACTCGTTACAGAGGTCGACCCAACAGAGGGTGTCCAGCAGGCCCGCGTCGGCGATCCGATCGAGCGTATCGACCCAGACCGACGCCAGGTCTGCCGGGGTTCGGATCCCCATCCGGGCGCGGCTCTCGTCCTCGCGGAACCACGACGACAGCGCGACCGACACGTCGCGGTCGGCGCAGGCGCCGACGAACTCCGTCAGCGCGGGGGTCACCTCGACGCGACAGGTCGCGGGCGCTCCCCAGTCGCAGGCGTCGAAAGCCGGCGGGAGCGTCCACTCGCGGTCGGGGTCGGTGCCGACGAAGTGGGGATAGGCGTCGATCCGGACGGCGTCGTAGCCTCGCTCGACGAGTTCGTCGAGCGCCCGGTCCCAGTCTTCGTAGCCGCCGCCGGGATACCGCCGTTCCAGCCAGGAGAAGTCCCACATCGCTATCGCCAGCGGCGCGTCGCGGTCGACGAGTGTCATGGGACCCGCTCGGCGCCGGGGTACTTAATGGTAGCTCCGACGGGCACCCTCCGGGCCGCCGTCCGGTGGCGGTGGTGGCCGAACTGTCGGGTCGACACTACGACCGCGGGGCAGGATGGCGGAACACTTGTATCCGGGGGACACCTCCCGATAGCAATGTACGTTCTGGGGCCGCCGCTGTGGAACGAGTCAGTCGGTGAGGGGACGACGCTGCTCGTTCGCGGGCGGACCATGACCCGGAAGACGGACATGACGACGCAACTGCTCGCGGGCGACGACGACGGCGACACAGGTACGGTGCTGGTGACGACCGACGAACGACCGGCCTCGCTCTGGGAGCGATACCGGGGCCTCGCACCGAACGCCGACCCGAGCAGGGTCGGGATCGTCGACGCGACCGGTGAGGCGGGCGGCGGGGACCGCCCGGTCACCGACGCGACCGAGGGCACCACGTTCTCGGCGGACGGCGTGGGGACGCCGGCGGTCGGGTCGGTCAACTCGCCGGCCGACCTGACCGGTATCGGGATGATGGTGAGCCGGTTTTTCGACGAGCTGCTGACCGAGCGCGGTGTCGGGCGGATCCGGGTCGGCATCGCGACGCTCAACACGATGGCGATGTACGCCGACACAGAGCGGATCACGCGTTTCGTCCACGTGCTTAGCGGCCGGATCAGGTCCGTCGAAGGGCTGGGGCTCGTCGTCGTCCACACCGACGGGCTGGAGGGTGATATCGGTAACAGTCTCCCCGCGCTCGTCGACGGCCTCGTCGACATTCGCGAGGCCGACGACGGGTTCGAGGCACGGACGCGACGATTTGGCACCGACGGCGACTGGCGGCCGATCGACCTGACCGAGCCGGTCGGCGCGGCGGAGTCGAGCGATACTCGCGGGACGACGACGCCGACGAGCGCCCGACCGCCGGAGTCGCTCGGGGCGGCCGTCCGAGCGGTCGAGGCCGAGCGGCCGACGCTGACCCTCTGCAACTACGAGGAAGACGACGCGGCGCGCGAGGGCGAGGCGGACGCCCTCCGCTCGTACTTCGAGAGCCGGGACGTGACCGTCCGGACCGCGAGGCTGGACGCGGAGACGCCCCGTGGCGTCGCGCTACTGCACCGCGAGGAGGCGCTGCTGGCGGCGACGCCGACCGCCGACCTCGCCGACGCGATCGCACTCGACGAGTCGTCACTGTTCGCCGACGGCCGACGACCGGCCGTCATCGAGGCGCTCTCGGGCGACGCCCGCGCCGCAGGCGGCGTCGACCGTGCGTTCCTCGTCGAGGCGAGCCGCGTGGTCGAGACGCGCGCCGCGCGGACGAGCGGCGGCCGGCTCGATGCGGGGTTCCAGTCGCTCTCGCGGCTGTGGGCGGTGCCACGGACCCGTCGGATCTACGAGGCGCTCGCCGAGGCCGGGGTCGACGTGCACGCGTACGGCGTGGCGGACGCGGCCACGCCCCCGGACACGGCGATCACGGTCCACGCTTCCGACGACCCCGAGATACGCGACACCTGGTTCGTCGTCCACGACGGTGCGGGAGCCGGCGAGAGGGCGGCCGCACTGGTCGCGGAGGAGCGCGACCCGGGCGTCTACCACGGGTTCTGGACTCGCACGCCCGAGCGGGTGGCCGCGCTCTCGACGTACGTCGTCGAAACGCACTGTCACTGACCGTCTCGAACCGCGCCACTGGGCGCCAACGGCGCGTCGGTCCCGGCGAGCGTCGCGCTCGTCTCCCGGTCGTAGCGTCCTACGCGTCGCGGTCGTCCCCGTCGTCGCTCTCGAGTCGGTCGACCTTCCCGTCTGCCCGGCGGAAGACTCCACGGAGCGTCTTCGCCTCGCGACCGGTGGGATGGGCGCGGCCAACGAACCGCCGCCAGAGTCGCCGCGCTTTCGCTCGCTTCTCCTCGGGGTGGTCGATCGCGTCGAGGAAGTCGGCGAACTGCTCGTGCAGGCCCTCGACGGCGCGTTCGTCGGCGCGCTGGTGGCTCGACTCGGGGTGTTGGGTCTCCGCGACGGTCAGGTCCCGGAGTTCGTAGAGGACGACGGTCGCCGCCTGGCCGAGGTTGAGCACGGGGTACTCCCCGGAAGCGGGGATCGAACACACCTCGTCGAGGCGGGCGAGTTCCTCGTTGGTGAGTCCGACGCGCTCGCGGCCGAAGACGACGCAGGTGTCGGCGTCGACGCCGCGGAGGCTGTCGGCGAGGTCCGCGGGCGTCCGGAAGGGGTAGCGGGTGTGGCTGCGTTCGTCTTCGTTGGTGACGGCCGTGCAACCGACGGTGTGGTAGTGCTCGACCAGCTCGTCGAAGGAGACCTCACGAGCGTTCGGCAGGACGTCTTCGCGGGCCTGGCCGGCGAATCCGGCGGCCTCGCTCTCGGGGCCGACGTCGGGCGGGTCGACGAGCAACAGGTCCGAGAGCCCGAAGTTCTTCATCGAGCGGGCGATGGTGCCGACGTTACCGGAGGTCTCGGCATCGACGACGGCGACGGAGATCGAGGGGACTCCCTCGCGGTCCGGCGCGTCGCCGCTCGGCGCGTCGTCGCCGTCGTCGACCGTGTTGTCGCCGCTCATCAGTCGAAATCGATGTCCGACAGATCCATGTCGAGGGCGTCGAGCTCGTCGTCGTCCATCTCCTCGATCTCCTCTTCGAGGCCGGGCAGCTCCTCGTCGGGGTCGGGCGCCTCGGGGACGTCGTCGGGGTCTTCTTCGACGTGTTCGAGTTCGAACCCGTCGGGGGCGCGACCGCCGTCGAGGAACCACTGGTGGAAGCGGTCTTTCAGCTCGCGTTCGCCGGCGTGGTCCTTGCCGCCTTCCTCCTGGAACCAGTAGACGAAGTCGGCTTCGTGGTCGTCACAGAGGAGGACCTCGCCGAGCGCCTCGCCGTAGATGGCCTGGGCGGGGTTGCACCGCTGGATCTCTTCCTCGCCGTGGATCAGGTAACAGCAGTCGCAGGGCTCGCCCATCATCGCCGAGAGGCGGACGATCCGCTCGCGCGTCTCGGCGTCCATGTTGTCCAGCGGCCGGATCGTCCCGTCGGCGGCGAAGACCGCCTCCTCGTCGAAGCGCCAGCCGCGGAGCCCGATCGAGACCTTTCCCATGGCCGGTCGTAGACGACCGGTCGACAAAAAGCGCCCGTGTTGGCGCCGTCGACCCGTCGGACGCCGTCGAGTCAGTCGATTGACCCGACGATTTATGAGGGTGTGGTACCGACCGACACACATGGTCAGTTTCGTGGCCGTCGTAGTGTTCGCGGTCCTGGCGGCGATGGCGCTGGGGCTGGTCGCGTTCGTCGGGTCGGTGGCGCTCGGCCGAGTCGCGTCGGTGTCGTCGCGGTCGGAGGCGGCGATGCCGTCGCATTACTCGAGTCTCGTCCACACGACGCCGTCGAAGTACCCGGGCTACTGTCCGGAGTGCGAGACGAACAACGACCCCGACTACACCGTCTGCCGGAACTGCTCGGCGAAGCTGCCCGAGTCACGGTACGAGCGGGACACGCGGACGACCAATACGCTGTTCGACGAGCAGTAGTGCGGGCGTCACGCCGCCGGGGCGAGCGCCGGGAGCCGCGCTCGCGCCGACGCGTCGGCGGTCGCTTGCGGGCGCACCGTACCGCTTTTGCACCAGTGGTCCTGACCCCCGCACATGCAGAACGTCGACGCCGCGGGCCTGGGGATCGGAGACGACTATCCGCCGCGCATCATGGGCGTGCTCAACGTCAGCGAGGAGTCGCCCTACGATCCGAGCGTCTTCGCCGACCCCGGCGAGGCCGCGGCGTACGTCGACGACGAACTGATCGACGAGGGAGCCGACATCGTCGACGTGGGCCTCGAATCGGCCAACAAGAAGTTCGACGTACTCTCGGCCGAGGGGGAACTCGACCGGCTCGACACCGCTATCGAGACGCTCGAATCCACGTCGGGCGACGCCGTCTGGAGCATCGAGACGCGCTACGCCGAGGTGGCCGAGGCCGCCCTCGACCGGGGGTTCGACATGGTCAACGACATCGCCGGCTTCGCCGACCCCGAGATGCCCGAGGTCTGTCGGGAGTACGACGTGGCCGTCGCGAAGATGGCGAGCCCGCCCGACATCACGAAACCGGGGGCCGTGCGGGCGACGCCGTGGACCGAGCGCAAGTCGGCGGAGTGGGCCCAAGGGGCCGACTACGTCGACCAGGTGTACGAGGCGCTCACACAGAACGGCCTGACGGACAAGACCATCGTCGACCCCGCGTTCGGCCGGTGGTCCGAGGACCAGACGATCGAGGACGACCGTGAGACCTTCCGGCGGCTGCGGGAGTTCCGCGGGCTCGGCGCCCCGACGCTCGTCTCGATCAACCGCAAGACGTTCCTCCGGTCGCTGGCGGACCGCTCGACAGAGGGCGCCTTGCCGGTCAGCCTCGCGGCCACGTCGATGGCGGTCGAGCGCGGCGCCCACGTGATCCGCACTCACGACGTGAGCGAGACCCGCGACGCCGCGCTCGTCGGCGACGCCTTCGCGCGCGAGCGGGGGCGAGCCGGCGTGGACGCGGCACTCGCGGCCGAGGAGCTGGACGTGACGACGGCGGGGGAGTTCGCCCGCCACGCCGAGCGGGTCGGGGTCGACGGCGTCGACCCCGCGGACGCCGTCGCGGGCGTGTACGAGGTGGCCGGCCCGGACGACGAGCTGGGGCGTCTCCGCGCGGCCGCCGCGGCCGCCGGCTGCCGGTTCGCGGTCGGACCGGACGGGCGCGGGCTCCTGTGGGGGTCGGCCGCGGCGCTGACCGGACTGGCCGCCGACGAACGGGTCCCGTCGACGCTCGCGAGCGCCCTCGCCGACGCCGCCGAGGACGCCGGGTGACGCCGATGGAGTTCGACGAGTGGGAGCCGGTCTACGAGGCGGTCCTGGCCGACATGGGGTTCGACCGCGCGGGCGACGAGCGGGCGCGGGACCTGCTCGCCGACCTCGTGGTCGACAGCGGCGGGTCCGGCTCGCTCGCGCCTGCCGACCTTGACTTCGCCGGCGAGACGGTCGCCGTCGTCGGCGCGGGACCGTCGCTCGGTGACGAACTGGGCGTCGTCCGGGCGGCCGACAGCGTCGTCGCGGCCTCCGACGCGGCGGCCGCCGTGCGCGAGGCGGGACTGGTCGTCGACTGCATGGTCACCGATCTGGACGAGGAGAGCGACGTGGCCCGCGAGCTGACCGCCGCGGGGACGCCCGTGGCGGTCCACGCCCACGGCGACAATCGCCCGGCGCTGCGCGAGCGGGTGCCCGAACTGGTCGTCGAGTCGGTGCTGCCGACGACCCAGGCCGCGCCCGCCGGTCCGGTGGTCGACACGGGCGGGTTCACCGACGGCGACCGCGCGGCCTTCCTCGCCGACCACTGCGGCGCCGAGACGCTGGTCTTCGCCGGCTGGGACTTCGACGACCCCGACGTGGACCCGCTGAAGGCGCGGAAACTCGGCTGGGCCGAGCGACTGCTCCGGTGGCTGGAACTGCGGCGCGGCGAGCGCTTCGGCGTGCTGGACGGCCGCCGAGGCGACATCGACGAGTCGGCGCTGCCGGTGTGAGGCCAGTTACCACCTGATCTCGCGGTACCGGATCGCGGCGACGAGGAAGAAGCCGAAGAATATCGCGACGGCGGCCCCCGTCAGCGGTGAGTAGACGACACTGAGAACCCCGAAGGCGACCACGACCGCGGCGACGACCGCCACATCGCGCGTGTCCATAGCGATCAATTACCATCCCACAATCATTACGCTTCCCTTCGACCGAGCCGCTCGGCGGTGGCGTGTCACGGTCGGTCCGTCGGTACTCGACTGGGCTCGACCGACTGGGTTCGGTCACGCTCCAACCGACCGCAAGCCTTCTGACGGTCCCGGAGCGAGTGACCCCATGACTCACGCCCCCGTCTCGCCGACCGACCGCGAGGTGTCCGACGAGGCGGTCCGGGGGATGGTCGCCGCGCTCCGTCCCGACTGGACCGTCGAGTCGGTCGAGCGGAGTCCGCACGGGACGGACTTCGTGGCGACGCTCGACGTGGGAACGCCCGAGGGTCCGAGAACCGTCGTCCTGAAGGCGACGACCGCTGACTTCGTCGACCCACCGATCGCCCGCGCCGAGCCGCGACTGTTCGAACTCGTCGGCCGCGAGACGGCGATCCCGGTCCCCGAAGTCTACGGCTACTGCGACGACCACGACGAGTTCCCCGCCCCGTTCTACCTCGCCGAGCACGTCGACGGCGTGAACCTGGAGGACGACCCCGAGTCGCTCTCGCCGTCGGCCCGCGAGCGAGTGGTCCGCGACGCCGGCCGGAACCTCGCCGAGCTGCACGAGCTGGGTCCGCTCCCCGCGGTCGGGAGCGTCGGCGTCGCCGACGGCGAACTGACGGTGCTCGACACCGACGACCACCCGCGGGCCGACGACTTCCGGGACCGACTGCTGGAAGACGCCGAGCGGACGCTCGACGTGCTCACCGAGGGCGGCTACTTCCCCGAACTCGCCGACGACCCCGGGCGGTTTGTCGACCTCGTGCCCGCCGTCCGCGAGCACCTGCGGGAGGTGGTCCCCGAACTGTCCGAACCGGACCCACCGACGTACAACCACTGGGACTACCGCTACGGCAACCTCCTGCTCGACCCCGAGACCGGCGAGACGAAGGCAGTGCTCGACTGGGCGAACCTCTCGGCGGCCGAACCCGCCTACAACCTCGCGAAGGTCGAGTTCCACCTGCTGAAGCCGGTCCGTGACGACGAGGCGCGGACGACCGAACTGCGCGATATCTTCCGGTCGGCCTACGTCGCGGGCCGCGGTGGCTGGACGTTCGAAGAGGCGACGCTGGAGCGGATGGCGATCTACAGGTTGACCGATCGACTGGACGCGATGGCGTGTCTCCCGCTGTGGTACGAGGACGCGACGCCCGCCGAGCGCGACGAGCGAGCGGCCGAACACCGGGCGTTTCTCGCCGAGCGCGTGCCGGGTGTGGACCGCTGAGCCGGCCGACGGCGGGGCAGCGAGTCGTCCCGTGAGCCGGGTCCTCACTCGGAGCGTACCCGCCCGACCAGTCGATCGAGATCCGCGGGATCGGCGACTCGCCGCACGACGAGCCACAGCACGACCCCGACGATGCCGAGCAGCGCGGCGTCCATCGTCGCCTGCGGGAGCGCCTGTTCCATCGGCGTCCTGAACCCGATGCCGACCGACTGCGCGCGGACGTAGTACGCCGGGAACAGCAGCGCGAAGTCGACGAGGAGGACGACCCCGACGCCGAAGCCCAGCGCCAGCAGTGCCACCGAGACCGCGACCAGGCCGACCTGCGCGGCACCGCCGACGTACCACGGCCCGGGGTTCGGGAGGGCCGCTCCGAGGAGGGCGGAACACGCGGTACCGAGCAGGACACCGACGGCTAACCGTCGTCGTTCGTAGACCGGGTCCGTTCCGAGCGTCTCCCCTGCGTCCATCGTCGTTGCTCCGGGCAGTCTCCGTCGGGAGGAAAGTCTTGGGCCGCGCCGTCCGCCCGACGCCGACGGAGATAAGCCCCCGCGGCCCCGCACCTCGGCCATGACCGACCTCGACTTTCTCCGCGACGCCGTCGGCCCCGACCGGGTGTCGACGGACGAGTACGCCCGCGACGAACACGCTGGCGACTGGGGCACCCACCCCGAGGACGAGGTCCGCCCCGACGCCGTCGTCTGGCCGACGAGCACCGAGGAGGTGTCGGCCGTCCTCGCCGGCGCGCACGAGCGCGGGACCCCCGTCACGCCCTACGCCGCCGGCACCGGCCTGGAGGGCAACGCCGTTCCTGCCCACGAAGGCATCAGCATGGACCTGACCCGGATGGACGGGATTCTCGACCTTCGGCCCGACGACCTGCAGATCGACGTCGAGCCGGGCGTGCTGGGGAGCGCCGTCGACGAGGCCGCCGCCGAGCACGGGTTGACCTTCCCGCCGTTGCCGTCGTCGGGCGACATCTCGACGATCGGCGGGATGATCGCCACCGACGCCAGCGGGATGCAGGCGGTGAAGTACGGCGTCGTCGCCGACTGGGTGCTCGAACTCGAAGCCGTGCTCGCGGACGGGACGGTGATCACGGCCGGGAGCAAGGCCGTCAAGTCCTCCGCGGGATACAACCTCAAAGACCTGATCGTCGGCAGCGAGGGGACCCTGGCCGTGGTAACGCGGGCGACACTCCAGCTTGCCGGTCGGCCCCAGCAGATCAAGGGCGGTCGGGCGGTGTTCGAGACGTTCGACGACGCGGCGGGGGCCATCGCCGACGCCGTCCAGTCGGGCGTCGACGTGGCGAAGATCGAGCTGATGGGCGGGTTCGCCGCGGAGGTCGCGAACGAGTACGTCGGCACCGATCTGCCCGACGCGCCGATGGTGTTCGTCGAGTTCCACGCCGACCACGGGATCGACGAGGAGATAGAGTTCTGCCGGACCGTCTTCGCCGACTACGACCCCCACTCCTTCGAGATCGCCGCCGACGAGGAGATGGCTCAGCTGTGGGAGCTGCGCCGCGAGATGGCCTACGCCCTCGACGAGTACCGCGAGGACCTGCGGCCGCTGCACCCCGGCGACGTGACCGTCCCGATCGGGTCGTTCCCGGAGATCGTCCGCCGCGCCCGCGCCGAGGCCGACGAGCGGGACCTCCCGATGGCCTGCTACGGCCACGCCGGCGACGGCAACCTCCACTACGAGATCCTCGTCGACCCCGACGATGCGGCGATGGTCGAGCGCGGCGAGGCGGCTTACGCGGCCGTCGTCGAGGCCGCCATCGATCTGGGCGGCACCGCGACCGGCGAACACGGCGTCGGGCTGGGCAAACGGCAGTTCATGGAGCGCGAGCACGGTGCGGAATCGGTCGCGGCGATGCGGTCGATCAAGACGGCGCTCGATCCGGAAGGGATCTTGAATCCCGGGAAGATCTTTCCCGACGAACCGGAGTGAATCGCCAGCGGCGACCGCTCACTCCGGCGCGAGCGCCCGCATCGTCGACGAGATCTCGTCGGGCTCGGCGCCCCGCGGGAACGACACCGAGACGGCGTCGACGCCGTCGATGTCCTCCCACTCGGCGTAGCGCTCGCGACACTCGTCGGGGGTCCCCGCGATCCCCAGGTCGTCGAGTAACTCGTCGGAGATGGCGGCCAACGCGGCGTCCTGGTTCCCGTTGGCCCACTCGCTGGCGATCTCGATCGCTTCGTCCTCGTAGCCCTGCCGTTCGAGCGCCTCGCGATAGAAGGTGCCCATGGCGCCGACGTAGAAGGCAAGGTGGTTCCGGGCGAGCCGGCGCGCCCGCTCGCGGTCGTCCAGCGCGATACAGGGTAGCGAGAGCGTCACTCGCAGGTCCTCGGGATCGCGATCCCCGAGTTCGGCGCCCCGGTTGAGGTCGTCCAGCCGGTCGCGCAGCCCCTCTCTCGTGAGCATCAGCGCGTGCCAGCCGTCGGCGAACCGGCCCGCGAGTTCGACGGATTTGGGCCCCATCCCGGCGGCGTCGATCCCCGGAACCGTATCCGGCGGATCACATCGTAAACGCAGCCCGGAGAGCTGGAAGACGTCGCCGTCGTACTCGACGGACTCGCCCGAGAGCACGAGTCGGACGATATCGATGGTCTCGCGGGTCCGCCGGAGCGGGTTCCCGTACTCGACGCCGTGCCAGCCCTCGA
This DNA window, taken from Halosimplex litoreum, encodes the following:
- a CDS encoding cellulase-like family protein; amino-acid sequence: MTLVDRDAPLAIAMWDFSWLERRYPGGGYEDWDRALDELVERGYDAVRIDAYPHFVGTDPDREWTLPPAFDACDWGAPATCRVEVTPALTEFVGACADRDVSVALSSWFREDESRARMGIRTPADLASVWVDTLDRIADAGLLDTLCWVDLCNEFPLHQWAPYFNDPDEPRTPRDSPAGRRWITDSIAGVREAYPNQEYCLSETVDPDVWGREPADGMDLLEPHVWLMNATDYYDFERDGGDIDSAEHYEWVVEHAEERYRDDPDRWRAALGDAIDAAAEWSRETGLPLATTESWALIHYKDWPGLDWAWLKEVCAFGTQRAAETGRWTAISTSNFCGPQFEGMWDDVEWHRERTDAIGAASVDL
- a CDS encoding DUF7504 family protein, translating into MYVLGPPLWNESVGEGTTLLVRGRTMTRKTDMTTQLLAGDDDGDTGTVLVTTDERPASLWERYRGLAPNADPSRVGIVDATGEAGGGDRPVTDATEGTTFSADGVGTPAVGSVNSPADLTGIGMMVSRFFDELLTERGVGRIRVGIATLNTMAMYADTERITRFVHVLSGRIRSVEGLGLVVVHTDGLEGDIGNSLPALVDGLVDIREADDGFEARTRRFGTDGDWRPIDLTEPVGAAESSDTRGTTTPTSARPPESLGAAVRAVEAERPTLTLCNYEEDDAAREGEADALRSYFESRDVTVRTARLDAETPRGVALLHREEALLAATPTADLADAIALDESSLFADGRRPAVIEALSGDARAAGGVDRAFLVEASRVVETRAARTSGGRLDAGFQSLSRLWAVPRTRRIYEALAEAGVDVHAYGVADAATPPDTAITVHASDDPEIRDTWFVVHDGAGAGERAAALVAEERDPGVYHGFWTRTPERVAALSTYVVETHCH
- a CDS encoding RNA methyltransferase — encoded protein: MSGDNTVDDGDDAPSGDAPDREGVPSISVAVVDAETSGNVGTIARSMKNFGLSDLLLVDPPDVGPESEAAGFAGQAREDVLPNAREVSFDELVEHYHTVGCTAVTNEDERSHTRYPFRTPADLADSLRGVDADTCVVFGRERVGLTNEELARLDEVCSIPASGEYPVLNLGQAATVVLYELRDLTVAETQHPESSHQRADERAVEGLHEQFADFLDAIDHPEEKRAKARRLWRRFVGRAHPTGREAKTLRGVFRRADGKVDRLESDDGDDRDA
- the folP gene encoding dihydropteroate synthase, encoding MQNVDAAGLGIGDDYPPRIMGVLNVSEESPYDPSVFADPGEAAAYVDDELIDEGADIVDVGLESANKKFDVLSAEGELDRLDTAIETLESTSGDAVWSIETRYAEVAEAALDRGFDMVNDIAGFADPEMPEVCREYDVAVAKMASPPDITKPGAVRATPWTERKSAEWAQGADYVDQVYEALTQNGLTDKTIVDPAFGRWSEDQTIEDDRETFRRLREFRGLGAPTLVSINRKTFLRSLADRSTEGALPVSLAATSMAVERGAHVIRTHDVSETRDAALVGDAFARERGRAGVDAALAAEELDVTTAGEFARHAERVGVDGVDPADAVAGVYEVAGPDDELGRLRAAAAAAGCRFAVGPDGRGLLWGSAAALTGLAADERVPSTLASALADAAEDAG
- a CDS encoding 6-hydroxymethylpterin diphosphokinase MptE-like protein, whose protein sequence is MEFDEWEPVYEAVLADMGFDRAGDERARDLLADLVVDSGGSGSLAPADLDFAGETVAVVGAGPSLGDELGVVRAADSVVAASDAAAAVREAGLVVDCMVTDLDEESDVARELTAAGTPVAVHAHGDNRPALRERVPELVVESVLPTTQAAPAGPVVDTGGFTDGDRAAFLADHCGAETLVFAGWDFDDPDVDPLKARKLGWAERLLRWLELRRGERFGVLDGRRGDIDESALPV
- a CDS encoding phosphotransferase family protein; protein product: MTHAPVSPTDREVSDEAVRGMVAALRPDWTVESVERSPHGTDFVATLDVGTPEGPRTVVLKATTADFVDPPIARAEPRLFELVGRETAIPVPEVYGYCDDHDEFPAPFYLAEHVDGVNLEDDPESLSPSARERVVRDAGRNLAELHELGPLPAVGSVGVADGELTVLDTDDHPRADDFRDRLLEDAERTLDVLTEGGYFPELADDPGRFVDLVPAVREHLREVVPELSEPDPPTYNHWDYRYGNLLLDPETGETKAVLDWANLSAAEPAYNLAKVEFHLLKPVRDDEARTTELRDIFRSAYVAGRGGWTFEEATLERMAIYRLTDRLDAMACLPLWYEDATPAERDERAAEHRAFLAERVPGVDR
- a CDS encoding FAD-binding oxidoreductase; amino-acid sequence: MTDLDFLRDAVGPDRVSTDEYARDEHAGDWGTHPEDEVRPDAVVWPTSTEEVSAVLAGAHERGTPVTPYAAGTGLEGNAVPAHEGISMDLTRMDGILDLRPDDLQIDVEPGVLGSAVDEAAAEHGLTFPPLPSSGDISTIGGMIATDASGMQAVKYGVVADWVLELEAVLADGTVITAGSKAVKSSAGYNLKDLIVGSEGTLAVVTRATLQLAGRPQQIKGGRAVFETFDDAAGAIADAVQSGVDVAKIELMGGFAAEVANEYVGTDLPDAPMVFVEFHADHGIDEEIEFCRTVFADYDPHSFEIAADEEMAQLWELRREMAYALDEYREDLRPLHPGDVTVPIGSFPEIVRRARAEADERDLPMACYGHAGDGNLHYEILVDPDDAAMVERGEAAYAAVVEAAIDLGGTATGEHGVGLGKRQFMEREHGAESVAAMRSIKTALDPEGILNPGKIFPDEPE
- a CDS encoding TIGR04024 family LLM class F420-dependent oxidoreductase: MSDDSTPTRDVFLPVAAQPSVDTLVGFAREAENLGYERAWAPETWGRDAVTTLTTIAERTESIGIGTSIANVYSRSPALIGQTAATLQEVSEGRLRLGLGPSGPAVVEGWHGVEYGNPLRRTRETIDIVRLVLSGESVEYDGDVFQLSGLRLRCDPPDTVPGIDAAGMGPKSVELAGRFADGWHALMLTREGLRDRLDDLNRGAELGDRDPEDLRVTLSLPCIALDDRERARRLARNHLAFYVGAMGTFYREALERQGYEDEAIEIASEWANGNQDAALAAISDELLDDLGIAGTPDECRERYAEWEDIDGVDAVSVSFPRGAEPDEISSTMRALAPE